In one window of Longimicrobium sp. DNA:
- a CDS encoding DUF3221 domain-containing protein, whose amino-acid sequence MNRMWILLAVALAAGCGMSSGVTLPSEAPSIEGTIQQSGANQAGRRILVEATAPVAGRESAAYITVLPGTAVLAGSGETVVQASADELVVGARVRVWFTGPVAESFPVQATAGTVLILR is encoded by the coding sequence ATGAACAGGATGTGGATTCTTCTCGCCGTGGCGCTCGCGGCCGGGTGCGGCATGTCTTCGGGCGTCACACTGCCGAGCGAGGCTCCCAGCATCGAAGGGACCATCCAGCAGTCCGGCGCAAACCAGGCTGGCCGGCGGATCCTCGTGGAAGCCACTGCGCCGGTGGCCGGAAGGGAGTCGGCCGCCTACATCACCGTTCTCCCCGGCACGGCTGTGCTGGCCGGCAGCGGTGAGACCGTCGTTCAGGCGTCCGCGGACGAACTCGTAGTGGGAGCCCGGGTGCGCGTGTGGTTCACGGGCCCGGTCGCGGAGTCGTTCCCCGTCCAGGCCACCGCCGGCACCGTGCTCATCCTTCGCTGA